One window of the Sciurus carolinensis chromosome 8, mSciCar1.2, whole genome shotgun sequence genome contains the following:
- the LOC124990392 gene encoding cationic trypsin-3-like — protein sequence MKTFILLAVLGAAAALPTDDDDKIVGGYTCKKNALPYQVSLNVGYHLCGGSLISDQWVVSAAHCYKPRFQVRLGEHNIDVIEGDEQLIQAAKIIPHPKYNDCTADNDIMLIKLNSPATISSRVSTVSLPRSCPTAGTQCLVSGWGNTLSFGSKYPSLLQCLDAPVLSDTACHNSYPGKITSNMFCLGFLEGGKDSCQGDSGGPVVCNGELQGIVSWGFGCALKDRPGVYTKVCKYLDWIQETIAAN from the exons ATGAAGACCTTCATCCTCCTTGCTGTCCTGGGAGCTGCTG CTGCTCTCCCCactgatgatgatgataagaTTGTTGGAGGTTACACCTGTAAGAAGAATGCCCTGCCCTACCAGGTGTCCCTGAATGTTGGCTACCATTTATGTGGAGGCTCCCTCATCAGTGACCAGTGGGTGGTGTCTGCGGCTCACTGCTACAAGCC TCGATTCCAAGTGCGTCTGGGAGAACACAACATTGATGTCATTGAGGGAGATGAGCAGCTCATTCAGGCAGCCAAGATCATCCCACACCCCAAATACAATGACTGCACTGCTGATAACGACATCATGCTGATCAAACTGAACTCACCTGCCACCATCAGCTCTCGAGTGTCCACTGTCTCTCTGCCAAGATCCTGTCCAACTGCAGGGACTCAGTGCCTTGTGTCTGGCTGGGGCAACACCTTGAGCTTTGGAA GCAAGTATCCTTCACTTCTGCAGTGTCTGGATGCTCCTGTGCTCTCTGACACTGCTTGCCACAATTCCTACCCAGGAAAGATCACTAGCAACATGTTCTGCCTGGGCTTCCTGGAGGGTGGAAAGGACTCTTGCCAG gGTGACTCTGGCGGCCCCGTGGTCTGCAATGGAGAGCTCCAGGGGATCGTGTCCTGGGGCTTTGGCTGTGCTCTGAAGGACAGACCTGGTGTCTACACCAAAGTCTGCAAATACCTGGACTGGATTCAGGAGACCATTGCTGCCAACTAA